A window from Bordetella petrii encodes these proteins:
- a CDS encoding Bug family tripartite tricarboxylate transporter substrate binding protein, whose amino-acid sequence MVNAVADDTSGTPGRRRFVAGLLGGAALAAGMPARAAPDPAVGWPEQPIRLVVGYPPGGGTDTVARLLAQQFSDSLGQQVVVENRPGASGTIATQQVVRSAPDGYTLLFATASPLTGAPLTMKGLQYDPMKDLDPITLVGNGPFILVANPAFPPNTLPELVEYARQHPGEINYASPGNSTANYFFCELLNMEAGIKTVNVPYKGSSALVNDLIGGYVQYTLETPGTTLPLIRQGKLKALAILHDQRLAKAPDIPTTIEAGYPQLVGGSWYGLLAPAGTPQPIIDKVQQATVAALKTPAMRTALEERDVLARGNTPEEFRQFIEAEYRKWEDVTRRIGIKPH is encoded by the coding sequence ATGGTGAACGCTGTAGCTGATGACACGAGCGGCACGCCTGGGCGCCGCCGGTTCGTGGCGGGCCTGCTGGGCGGCGCGGCGCTGGCCGCGGGGATGCCGGCCCGCGCGGCGCCGGATCCGGCCGTGGGCTGGCCCGAGCAACCGATCCGCCTGGTGGTGGGTTATCCGCCCGGCGGCGGCACCGATACCGTGGCGCGCCTGCTGGCCCAGCAGTTCTCGGACAGCCTGGGCCAGCAGGTGGTGGTCGAGAACCGCCCGGGCGCCAGCGGCACCATTGCCACCCAGCAAGTGGTGCGCTCCGCGCCCGACGGCTACACCCTGCTGTTTGCCACCGCTTCGCCACTGACCGGCGCGCCCCTGACCATGAAGGGGCTGCAGTACGATCCCATGAAAGATCTCGATCCCATCACGCTGGTGGGCAATGGGCCGTTCATACTGGTGGCCAATCCGGCATTCCCGCCCAATACGCTGCCCGAATTGGTGGAGTACGCGCGGCAGCATCCCGGCGAGATCAATTACGCGTCGCCGGGCAACAGTACCGCCAATTATTTTTTCTGCGAGCTGCTCAACATGGAGGCGGGCATCAAGACAGTGAACGTGCCGTACAAGGGCAGCTCGGCCCTGGTCAATGACCTGATCGGCGGCTATGTGCAGTACACCCTGGAAACCCCGGGCACGACCTTGCCGCTGATACGCCAGGGCAAGCTCAAGGCGCTGGCCATCTTGCATGACCAGCGGCTGGCCAAGGCGCCCGATATTCCCACCACGATCGAAGCCGGTTATCCGCAACTGGTGGGCGGCTCGTGGTATGGGCTGCTGGCGCCAGCCGGCACGCCGCAGCCCATTATCGACAAGGTGCAGCAGGCCACCGTGGCCGCGCTGAAGACCCCCGCCATGCGCACCGCCCTTGAAGAGCGCGATGTGCTGGCGCGCGGCAACACCCCTGAAGAATTCCGCCAGTTCATCGAGGCCGAATATCGCAAGTGGGAAGACGTCACCCGCCGCATCGGCATCAAACCTCACTAA
- a CDS encoding integrase, producing the protein MDTTKQSLSDLKPGTFLTLRKVKPTGALQARKQANGAIMFYWRYSMGTKSERVLIGQYRSTIPPKQLDPDKGGRYSIAAAERAAEKKATDHHNHRDQGGWPALREQKIREQQELREAQEAAERAKRAAGQFTLARLCDEYCKYLKALKRDAHRDAASIFNLHIKEAWPDMADRPANGITTDNVADMMRRLHELGKGRTANKLRSYLRSAYQIARAARTKPAIPILFKNFDITTNPAADAAPDESKNRTDKDELSDIEMRTYWRIIRDIPDLRGAMLRLHLLTGGQRIAQLVRLRNEDIGESEITIYDGKGRPGREPRAHILPLTKAAAAAIKNLPTSGTYAISTDGGETHVAPTTLSRWAAEIVGDKIPRFKLKRVRSGVETILAKASVSKDTRGRLLSHGISGVQDRSYDAYDYINEKRTALETLNALLQRKPGNNIVTLPARTAGTVA; encoded by the coding sequence ATGGACACGACCAAGCAATCGTTAAGCGACTTGAAACCCGGTACATTCCTCACGCTGCGGAAGGTCAAACCCACCGGCGCACTACAAGCGCGCAAGCAGGCAAACGGTGCCATCATGTTTTATTGGCGCTACTCGATGGGCACAAAAAGCGAACGCGTGCTTATCGGCCAGTACCGATCAACAATCCCGCCCAAGCAACTCGATCCTGACAAAGGCGGTCGGTACTCCATCGCGGCGGCAGAACGTGCTGCAGAAAAAAAGGCAACCGACCACCATAACCACAGGGATCAAGGCGGGTGGCCCGCTCTGCGAGAACAGAAAATCCGGGAGCAGCAAGAACTGCGCGAGGCGCAAGAGGCTGCCGAACGTGCCAAGCGAGCGGCGGGGCAATTTACGCTTGCACGACTGTGCGACGAATACTGCAAATACCTGAAGGCCTTGAAAAGGGACGCGCATCGTGATGCCGCCAGCATATTCAATCTGCACATCAAGGAAGCGTGGCCCGACATGGCCGATAGGCCTGCTAATGGCATAACGACAGACAACGTGGCCGACATGATGCGACGGCTGCATGAACTCGGAAAAGGCAGAACCGCGAACAAGCTGCGCAGCTACTTGCGGTCCGCCTATCAAATTGCACGGGCGGCAAGAACAAAGCCAGCCATCCCTATTCTGTTTAAAAATTTCGATATCACGACGAACCCGGCAGCCGATGCCGCGCCAGATGAATCAAAGAACAGGACAGACAAAGACGAACTGTCGGACATAGAAATGCGCACGTATTGGAGAATCATTCGAGACATCCCCGATCTACGTGGCGCAATGCTGCGCCTGCATTTATTGACCGGTGGTCAACGTATCGCGCAATTGGTTCGACTCCGCAACGAAGACATCGGCGAGAGCGAAATCACCATATACGACGGCAAGGGAAGACCTGGACGAGAGCCCCGCGCTCACATCTTGCCGTTGACCAAAGCAGCGGCCGCTGCAATAAAGAACCTGCCAACCAGCGGCACCTATGCCATTTCAACTGATGGCGGAGAAACACATGTAGCGCCAACAACCCTAAGCCGGTGGGCCGCTGAAATCGTGGGCGACAAGATACCGAGGTTCAAACTAAAACGCGTGCGATCCGGCGTAGAGACCATCCTTGCCAAGGCTAGCGTATCGAAAGATACGCGCGGGCGTTTGCTGTCGCATGGCATATCCGGCGTGCAAGATCGTAGTTACGACGCATACGACTACATCAATGAAAAGCGCACAGCCCTGGAAACGTTAAACGCGTTATTGCAACGGAAACCCGGCAACAACATCGTAACGCTGCCGGCGCGCACAGCGGGGACTGTAGCATGA
- a CDS encoding Lrp/AsnC family transcriptional regulator, protein MPDKLDAIDRQLLSLLQANAREPAAILARKLKLARSTVVGRLARLERDGAIAGYGVRLGHRLEDAAVRAYCFISVLPKTPAAVIRELGKIPEVEEVSSVSGPFDYLVFLRCETHEQLDDLLDHIGLLDGVKQTQTSIVLSRKLDRRNAIGPG, encoded by the coding sequence ATGCCCGACAAACTCGATGCCATCGACCGCCAGCTGCTCAGCCTGTTGCAGGCCAATGCGCGCGAGCCCGCCGCGATTCTGGCGCGCAAACTGAAATTGGCGCGCAGCACGGTCGTGGGCCGGCTGGCACGGCTGGAACGCGACGGCGCCATCGCGGGCTATGGCGTGCGCCTTGGACACAGGCTGGAAGACGCCGCCGTGCGGGCGTACTGCTTTATCAGCGTGCTGCCCAAGACGCCAGCGGCGGTGATACGCGAACTGGGCAAGATCCCCGAAGTGGAAGAGGTATCGTCAGTCAGCGGGCCGTTCGATTACCTGGTGTTCCTGCGCTGCGAAACCCATGAGCAGCTCGACGACCTGCTCGATCACATCGGCCTGCTCGACGGCGTCAAGCAGACCCAGACATCGATCGTGCTCAGCCGCAAGCTCGACCGCCGCAATGCCATCGGCCCGGGCTGA
- a CDS encoding aspartate carbamoyltransferase has translation MSISQQAFLRDAMRRLNLTRDVFATRIGVKRRALDTWLLPEGSQEFRAMPEVVERFVSEIVQNGALLEKYTQSAQVGPLRDRIAVDGKHQLISVDQFTRESVEDLFRVADLMQPIARRQKVSRVLEGAVLGNLFFEASTRTRVSFGSAFCRLGGAVCDTTGFTFSSMAKGESIYDTSRVMSGYVDAMVVRHPDQGSVAEFAQATNIPVVNGGDGPGEHPSQALLDLYTILTEFSRLGKLLDGAHIAMVGDLKYGRTVHSLIKLLALYKGIKFTLISPRGLEMPTYIIEQASRNGNVIEQKSSLADGLAGADVIYATRVQKERFANEESEGYTPDFQISRAIIDAHCGPDTIVMHPLPRDSRPGANDLSTDLNDDPRLAIFRQTDNGIPIRMAIFAVLLGVEGLVQHSMRDVTWKHPSHVGPDDSIFHGLD, from the coding sequence ATGTCTATTTCCCAGCAAGCTTTCCTGCGCGATGCCATGCGTCGCCTGAACCTCACGCGCGACGTGTTCGCCACGCGCATCGGCGTCAAGCGGCGCGCCCTGGATACCTGGCTGCTGCCCGAGGGCTCGCAGGAATTCCGTGCCATGCCCGAAGTGGTGGAGCGCTTCGTCAGCGAAATTGTCCAGAACGGGGCCTTGCTTGAAAAATATACGCAAAGCGCACAGGTAGGCCCGCTGCGGGACCGCATCGCGGTGGATGGCAAGCACCAATTGATCTCGGTCGATCAATTCACGCGTGAATCCGTCGAAGACCTGTTCCGCGTGGCCGACCTGATGCAGCCCATTGCCCGCCGGCAGAAAGTGTCGCGCGTGCTGGAAGGCGCGGTGCTCGGAAATCTGTTCTTCGAGGCCAGCACGCGCACGCGCGTCAGCTTCGGCTCGGCCTTTTGCCGCCTGGGCGGGGCGGTGTGCGACACCACCGGCTTCACGTTTTCATCCATGGCCAAGGGCGAGTCCATTTACGATACCAGCCGCGTCATGAGCGGCTATGTCGATGCGATGGTGGTGCGTCACCCCGACCAGGGCTCGGTGGCCGAGTTTGCGCAGGCCACGAATATTCCGGTGGTCAACGGCGGCGATGGCCCCGGCGAACACCCCAGCCAGGCGCTGCTCGACCTGTACACGATCCTGACCGAGTTCTCGCGGCTGGGCAAGCTGCTCGATGGCGCGCACATCGCCATGGTGGGCGACCTGAAATACGGCCGCACCGTGCATTCGCTGATCAAGCTGCTGGCGCTGTACAAGGGCATCAAGTTCACGCTGATCTCGCCGCGCGGGCTCGAAATGCCCACCTACATCATCGAGCAGGCCAGCCGCAACGGCAACGTCATCGAGCAGAAAAGCTCACTGGCCGACGGCCTGGCGGGCGCCGATGTCATTTACGCGACGCGAGTGCAGAAAGAACGCTTCGCCAACGAAGAAAGCGAAGGCTATACGCCCGATTTCCAGATCAGCCGCGCCATTATCGACGCGCATTGCGGGCCCGATACCATCGTCATGCACCCGCTGCCGCGCGACAGCCGCCCGGGCGCCAACGACCTGAGCACCGATCTCAATGACGATCCGCGCCTGGCGATCTTCCGCCAGACCGACAACGGCATTCCCATCCGCATGGCGATCTTCGCCGTGCTGCTGGGCGTGGAAGGGCTGGTGCAGCATTCGATGCGCGACGTGACATGGAAGCACCCGTCGCACGTGGGCCCCGACGATTCCATTTTCCACGGCCTGGATTGA
- a CDS encoding NAD(P)/FAD-dependent oxidoreductase: protein MPSMHQVVPPSVDVAIIGGGIIGVSTAYALARAGVRVCVFEKGVLAGEQSSRNWGWVRTLDRDPAEVPLAMRANHLWGDIQACTDVGFRRTGMLYLQEGSRDAARHQHWLHTARAFGPDAMMLDRAQALRHLPESPRAWSGALYSASDGVAEPGMATQGIAGLARQHGAGVLEHCAVRGLDIEAGRVAGVVTEHGPVRAQAVLLAGGAWSRLFCGNSGIEFPQLKVRGSVLRTQPFDAPLAATVNARNFTCRKRADGGYTVSQFGASMADVVPDSFRLMGKFMRAWLANNAFVKVRFGKRFFEELAIPRRFGLDAASPFERHRVLDPVASPQAVKTAWRRLTETFPVFRGASIGRAWAGYIDVTPDALPVMSPVDGLPGFFLASGFSGHGFGIGPAAGEFMADLVLGRTPRVDARPFRFSRFTE, encoded by the coding sequence ATGCCATCGATGCATCAGGTTGTGCCGCCTTCGGTAGACGTAGCCATCATTGGGGGCGGCATCATCGGTGTTAGCACCGCCTATGCCCTGGCCCGGGCCGGGGTGCGCGTATGTGTATTCGAAAAGGGCGTGCTGGCGGGCGAGCAATCGTCGCGCAACTGGGGCTGGGTTCGCACCCTGGACCGCGATCCGGCCGAGGTCCCGCTGGCGATGCGGGCCAACCATCTGTGGGGTGACATCCAGGCCTGCACCGATGTGGGCTTTCGCCGCACCGGCATGCTGTATTTGCAGGAAGGCAGCCGCGATGCGGCCCGGCACCAGCATTGGCTGCACACCGCACGAGCATTCGGCCCGGATGCCATGATGCTGGACCGCGCCCAGGCTTTGCGCCATCTGCCCGAATCGCCCCGGGCCTGGAGCGGGGCGTTGTACAGCGCGTCCGATGGCGTGGCCGAGCCCGGCATGGCCACGCAGGGCATTGCCGGCCTGGCCCGGCAGCATGGCGCCGGGGTGCTGGAGCACTGCGCCGTGCGCGGGCTGGACATCGAAGCCGGGCGCGTGGCGGGTGTCGTCACCGAGCACGGGCCGGTGCGGGCGCAGGCCGTGCTGCTGGCCGGCGGCGCCTGGTCGCGCCTGTTCTGCGGCAACAGCGGCATTGAGTTTCCGCAGTTGAAGGTCAGGGGTTCGGTGCTGCGCACCCAGCCGTTCGACGCGCCGCTGGCGGCCACCGTGAACGCCCGCAATTTCACCTGCCGCAAGCGCGCCGACGGCGGCTACACCGTATCGCAGTTCGGCGCGTCCATGGCCGACGTGGTGCCCGACAGTTTCCGGCTGATGGGCAAATTCATGCGTGCATGGCTGGCCAACAATGCCTTCGTGAAGGTGCGTTTCGGCAAGCGCTTTTTCGAAGAGCTGGCCATTCCGCGCCGCTTCGGCCTGGATGCCGCCAGCCCGTTCGAACGCCACCGCGTACTGGATCCGGTGGCATCGCCACAGGCCGTCAAGACGGCATGGCGCCGGCTGACCGAGACGTTTCCCGTGTTCCGCGGCGCCAGTATCGGGCGCGCATGGGCAGGCTATATCGATGTCACGCCGGACGCCTTGCCGGTGATGTCGCCCGTGGACGGCCTGCCCGGGTTCTTCCTGGCCTCGGGCTTTTCGGGCCACGGGTTCGGCATCGGACCGGCCGCGGGCGAGTTCATGGCCGATCTGGTGCTGGGGCGCACGCCGCGCGTGGATGCGCGCCCGTTCCGGTTTTCGCGTTTCACCGAATAG
- a CDS encoding BPTD_2524 family lipoprotein: MRILGLAVLTVAVALSGCASKGLLSGDPPGATATFAVQADFQAAYRRAGEYVRVCHEQRRHPYGIVYMSHHSLGQKGAPNEIRIYKKTEPAKILEIIRAQPDGPAKSQVTVQALGDAPWDQAEVQAAQASIQSATPVCRPLAN, from the coding sequence ATGCGCATCTTGGGCCTGGCAGTATTGACCGTCGCGGTCGCACTCAGCGGCTGCGCCAGCAAGGGGTTGTTGTCCGGCGATCCGCCGGGCGCCACCGCCACTTTTGCGGTGCAGGCCGATTTCCAGGCAGCCTATCGCCGGGCCGGCGAATATGTGCGGGTGTGCCACGAGCAGCGGCGCCATCCCTACGGCATTGTCTATATGTCGCATCACAGTCTGGGCCAGAAAGGCGCGCCCAACGAGATCCGGATCTACAAGAAAACCGAGCCTGCCAAAATTCTGGAAATCATTCGCGCACAGCCCGATGGCCCGGCCAAGTCCCAGGTCACCGTGCAGGCGCTGGGCGACGCGCCCTGGGACCAGGCGGAAGTCCAGGCTGCCCAGGCTTCCATCCAAAGCGCCACCCCGGTATGCCGGCCGCTGGCGAACTGA
- a CDS encoding recombination-associated protein RdgC, whose product MWFKNLKIYRLSAPWTLTGEQLEESLARHAYQAGNNLEMQSLGWVSPRENAALSHTVNQQILLSLRAEKKLLPATVVNQVARARAQEIEEQQGYKPGRKQMKEIKERVTDELLPKAFSIYRDTRVWIDPVNHWLVVDAAASAKADEVIGLLVKTIDPLPLENLYVAQSPAAAMTGWLAADEAPANFSIDQDTELRASGESRAAIRYVKHSIDADDVRRHIQSGKQCTRLAMTWSDRVSFVLTESLDVKRVAPLDVLKEGNDAVMQNDDEKFDSDMALMTGELAKLLAGLTEALGGEKRI is encoded by the coding sequence ATGTGGTTCAAGAATCTCAAGATATACCGACTCTCTGCGCCGTGGACGCTAACCGGCGAGCAGCTTGAAGAAAGCCTGGCCCGGCACGCCTACCAGGCCGGCAACAACCTCGAAATGCAAAGCCTGGGCTGGGTTTCGCCGCGCGAAAATGCGGCCCTGTCGCATACCGTGAACCAGCAGATCCTGCTGAGCCTGCGCGCCGAAAAGAAGCTGCTGCCGGCCACGGTGGTCAATCAGGTGGCCCGCGCGCGCGCGCAGGAAATCGAAGAGCAGCAGGGCTACAAGCCCGGCCGCAAGCAGATGAAAGAAATCAAAGAGCGCGTCACCGACGAGCTGCTGCCCAAGGCCTTCAGCATCTATCGCGACACGCGCGTCTGGATCGATCCGGTGAACCATTGGCTGGTCGTGGACGCGGCCGCCTCCGCCAAGGCCGACGAAGTCATCGGCCTGCTGGTCAAGACCATCGATCCGCTGCCCCTGGAAAACCTGTATGTGGCGCAATCGCCCGCGGCCGCCATGACCGGCTGGCTGGCGGCCGACGAAGCCCCCGCCAATTTCAGCATCGACCAGGACACCGAACTGCGGGCCTCGGGCGAAAGCCGCGCGGCCATCCGCTATGTCAAGCACTCGATCGATGCCGACGACGTCCGGCGCCATATCCAGTCGGGCAAGCAATGCACCCGGCTGGCCATGACCTGGTCCGACCGCGTGTCGTTCGTGTTGACCGAATCCCTGGACGTCAAGCGCGTGGCGCCGCTGGACGTGCTGAAAGAAGGCAACGACGCCGTCATGCAGAACGACGACGAGAAATTCGACTCCGACATGGCGCTCATGACCGGCGAGCTGGCCAAGCTGCTGGCCGGGCTGACCGAAGCGCTGGGCGGCGAAAAGCGCATCTGA
- a CDS encoding entericidin A/B family lipoprotein, which yields MKNRILLVALLAMAAISAGCNTIAGAGKDIERGGEKIQKAAD from the coding sequence ATGAAAAACAGAATCCTGCTCGTTGCGCTGCTTGCCATGGCAGCCATTTCCGCCGGCTGCAACACGATTGCCGGCGCCGGCAAAGACATCGAACGCGGTGGCGAAAAAATCCAGAAGGCCGCCGACTGA
- a CDS encoding gamma-glutamyltransferase family protein: protein MATTTSTDPDLTQGSAPLSMRPTLAGLDHMISAGHYLAAQAGEQILQAGGNAVDAGVAAGIALGVVQSDIVNVGGVAPCLVYEAVTRKVWSISGLGWWPRAASLDLFLGKHGGRIPAGVLRTVIPAAPDAWITALERFGTFSFGDVAAAAIGFARDGFVMYPLMAEVLADHQDDYLRWPSSAAVYLPGGRPVAAGEIFRQADLAASLQYMADQERAHAAGGRLAGLDAARRAFYQGDIAAAIVDYHRQHGGLMTHDDLRGFSVDVEPALTTDFHGTQLYSCGFWCQGPTLLQMLNILESRDLRALGHNSAPYIHLLTEAIKLAFADREVHYGDPRHKAVPQDILLSKAYARKRLAMILADRAGPDIPPAGDLADAGLSAPRMFAPEDTRRTDPRLDTSYVAVVDKHGNAFSATPSDGSYNTPVIPGTGLCASSRGSQSWAERGHASAIGPGRRPRLTPNPSLALRPGSYVMPFGTPGGDVQCQAMLQTFLNMEVFGMDPQQAVEAPRFATFSFPSSFEPHSVQPGRLMIEDLVARPVGDALAGMGHTVQWWRDRNWRAGAMCVVRHDTDTGIRWGAADPRRPAYALGR from the coding sequence ATGGCCACCACGACATCCACCGATCCCGACCTGACGCAAGGCAGCGCGCCGCTGTCCATGCGTCCCACCCTGGCCGGCCTGGACCACATGATTTCGGCCGGACACTACCTGGCCGCCCAGGCCGGCGAGCAGATCCTGCAGGCCGGCGGCAATGCGGTCGACGCGGGCGTGGCGGCGGGCATTGCGCTGGGCGTAGTGCAAAGCGATATCGTGAATGTGGGGGGCGTGGCGCCGTGCCTGGTGTACGAGGCCGTCACGCGCAAGGTGTGGAGCATATCGGGCCTGGGCTGGTGGCCCCGGGCGGCCAGCCTGGACCTGTTCCTGGGCAAGCACGGCGGCCGCATTCCGGCCGGCGTGCTGCGTACGGTGATTCCCGCCGCGCCGGATGCATGGATCACGGCGCTGGAGCGCTTCGGTACGTTCTCGTTCGGCGATGTGGCGGCCGCCGCCATCGGCTTCGCCCGCGACGGTTTCGTAATGTATCCCTTGATGGCCGAAGTCCTGGCGGACCACCAGGACGATTATCTCCGCTGGCCATCCAGCGCCGCCGTCTATCTTCCGGGTGGCCGGCCGGTGGCCGCGGGCGAGATCTTCCGCCAGGCCGACCTGGCGGCCAGCCTGCAATACATGGCCGACCAAGAGCGCGCCCATGCCGCGGGCGGCCGCCTGGCCGGCCTGGATGCGGCGCGCCGCGCGTTCTACCAGGGCGACATTGCCGCCGCCATTGTCGACTACCACCGCCAGCACGGCGGGTTGATGACGCACGACGACCTGCGCGGTTTCTCGGTTGACGTCGAGCCCGCCCTGACCACCGATTTCCACGGCACGCAGCTGTATAGCTGCGGCTTCTGGTGCCAGGGGCCGACGTTGCTGCAGATGCTGAACATCCTGGAATCCCGCGACCTGCGTGCGCTGGGGCACAATTCCGCGCCGTATATCCACTTGCTGACCGAGGCCATCAAACTGGCCTTTGCCGACCGCGAGGTGCACTACGGCGACCCGCGCCACAAGGCCGTGCCGCAAGACATCTTGCTGTCGAAGGCCTATGCGCGCAAGCGCCTGGCGATGATTCTGGCCGACCGCGCCGGGCCCGATATTCCGCCGGCGGGCGATCTGGCCGATGCCGGCCTGTCGGCGCCGCGCATGTTCGCGCCCGAAGACACCCGCCGCACCGATCCGCGCCTGGACACCTCGTACGTGGCGGTGGTGGACAAGCATGGCAACGCCTTTTCGGCCACGCCCAGCGACGGTTCCTACAATACGCCAGTCATTCCGGGCACGGGCCTGTGCGCATCCAGCCGCGGCAGCCAGTCATGGGCCGAACGCGGCCACGCCAGCGCCATCGGCCCCGGACGCCGTCCGCGGCTGACACCGAATCCTTCGCTGGCGCTGCGGCCGGGCAGCTATGTCATGCCATTCGGCACGCCTGGCGGCGACGTGCAATGCCAGGCCATGCTGCAAACCTTCCTGAACATGGAGGTCTTCGGCATGGATCCGCAGCAGGCTGTCGAGGCGCCGCGCTTCGCCACTTTCAGTTTTCCCTCGTCATTCGAACCGCACAGCGTGCAGCCTGGCCGCCTGATGATCGAAGACCTGGTGGCCCGACCGGTGGGGGACGCGCTGGCGGGCATGGGCCATACGGTGCAGTGGTGGCGCGACCGCAATTGGCGGGCCGGCGCCATGTGCGTGGTGCGCCACGACACCGATACCGGCATACGCTGGGGCGCTGCCGATCCGCGCCGCCCGGCCTATGCCCTGGGACGCTGA
- a CDS encoding BPSL1445 family SYLF domain-containing lipoprotein: MLNTSSTLRRAATAAMALALGAMVMSGCTTTKPEASASATEQRQEINSGADATLSKLYETSPQAKDLVQRAKGVLVFPSVLSASFIVGAQHGKGVLRVGGANAGYYSTTAGSIGFQAGAQSKAVVLLFMTDQALAQFRNSNGWTVGADASVAVANVGANGRIDTNTAKQPIVGFVMNNGGLMAGVSLEGAKIAKVDL, encoded by the coding sequence ATGCTGAATACATCCTCCACACTGCGGCGCGCCGCCACGGCCGCGATGGCTCTGGCCCTGGGCGCAATGGTGATGTCGGGCTGCACCACCACCAAGCCCGAGGCGTCGGCCAGCGCGACCGAACAGCGCCAGGAAATCAACAGCGGCGCCGACGCTACGCTGAGCAAGCTGTACGAGACTTCGCCGCAGGCCAAAGACCTGGTTCAGCGCGCGAAAGGCGTGCTGGTGTTCCCGTCGGTGCTCAGCGCCAGCTTTATCGTGGGCGCCCAGCACGGCAAGGGCGTGCTGCGGGTGGGCGGCGCCAATGCCGGCTACTACAGCACGACGGCGGGCTCGATCGGCTTCCAGGCCGGCGCGCAGTCCAAGGCAGTGGTGCTGTTGTTCATGACGGATCAGGCGCTGGCGCAGTTCCGCAACAGCAATGGCTGGACGGTCGGCGCCGATGCATCGGTGGCGGTGGCCAATGTGGGGGCCAATGGCCGCATCGACACCAATACCGCCAAGCAGCCCATCGTGGGCTTTGTCATGAACAATGGCGGGTTGATGGCGGGTGTGTCGCTCGAAGGCGCGAAAATCGCCAAGGTCGACCTCTGA
- a CDS encoding PLP-dependent aminotransferase family protein has product MDAQPLYQRLADHYRRAIHSGVLAPAERMPSVRALVRTHRVSLSTALQACRQLEDDGLIEARPRSGYFVRARHRGATLPAQEPDPGQPLDPAGYVGIHDRVSDFIAQCDRHVTSVNFALASASPAHYPAEALKQAMIRTLRRHPDMLVGRVPPMGHPELRGVLARRALELGMNLAPDDIVVTHGCIEALNLALRAVARAGDTIAVESPVYFGLLQVLESLGMRALEIPTSPQHGISVDALELALQTHPHLRAVVVVPNFQNPLGCVMPDTEKARLAALCERHQIPLIEDDTYGMLCDDNQVRPAIKSWDHTGNVIYCASMHKTLAPGMRLGWMTGGRWGSRTAMLKFAQSRPNEPLAQAAVAEYMGSKAYDRHLVRLRQQLKVQRVRVAEAIDRYFPAGTRLNVPAGGMLLWVEMPGQRSSTQVFEQALAQGIRIAPGTMFSNSDRYSHFLRLSCGSTYTPQMDQAMRALGAIVAGGG; this is encoded by the coding sequence ATGGACGCGCAACCTCTCTACCAGCGCCTGGCCGACCACTATCGCCGCGCCATCCACAGCGGCGTACTGGCGCCGGCCGAACGCATGCCATCGGTGCGCGCGCTGGTGCGCACCCATCGGGTCAGCCTGTCGACCGCGCTGCAGGCCTGCCGCCAACTCGAAGACGACGGCCTGATCGAAGCGCGCCCCCGCTCCGGCTATTTTGTGCGGGCCCGGCATCGTGGCGCCACCCTGCCCGCCCAGGAGCCGGATCCCGGCCAGCCGCTCGACCCGGCCGGCTATGTGGGCATCCACGACCGGGTATCCGATTTCATCGCCCAATGCGACCGCCACGTCACCAGCGTGAACTTTGCCCTGGCGTCCGCATCCCCCGCGCACTATCCCGCCGAGGCGCTGAAACAGGCCATGATCCGCACGCTGCGCCGGCATCCCGACATGCTGGTCGGCCGCGTGCCGCCGATGGGCCATCCCGAGCTGCGCGGCGTGCTGGCGCGGCGCGCGCTGGAACTGGGCATGAACCTGGCCCCCGACGACATTGTGGTCACGCATGGGTGCATCGAGGCACTGAATCTGGCCTTGCGCGCCGTGGCCAGGGCGGGCGACACCATCGCCGTCGAATCGCCGGTGTATTTCGGGCTGCTGCAGGTTCTGGAAAGCCTGGGCATGCGCGCCCTGGAAATTCCCACCAGCCCGCAGCATGGCATATCGGTGGATGCGCTGGAGCTGGCGCTGCAGACCCATCCGCACCTACGCGCCGTGGTGGTGGTGCCCAATTTCCAGAATCCGCTGGGCTGCGTCATGCCGGACACCGAAAAAGCGCGGCTGGCGGCCCTGTGCGAGCGGCACCAGATCCCGCTGATCGAAGACGATACCTACGGCATGCTTTGCGACGACAACCAGGTGCGTCCGGCGATCAAATCGTGGGACCACACCGGCAACGTCATTTATTGCGCCTCGATGCACAAGACCCTGGCCCCGGGCATGCGGCTGGGCTGGATGACGGGCGGACGCTGGGGGTCGCGCACCGCCATGCTGAAATTCGCCCAGAGCCGTCCCAACGAACCGCTGGCCCAGGCCGCGGTGGCCGAATACATGGGCTCGAAGGCCTACGATCGCCATCTGGTGCGCTTGCGCCAGCAGCTCAAGGTACAGCGCGTGCGGGTCGCCGAGGCCATCGACCGTTATTTTCCCGCCGGCACGCGCCTGAACGTGCCGGCCGGCGGCATGCTGCTGTGGGTAGAGATGCCCGGCCAGCGCAGCAGCACGCAGGTGTTCGAACAGGCGCTGGCCCAGGGCATCCGCATCGCGCCGGGCACGATGTTTTCGAATTCAGACCGCTACAGCCACTTTTTGCGGCTGAGCTGCGGTTCGACCTACACGCCGCAGATGGACCAGGCCATGCGCGCGCTGGGCGCGATCGTGGCCGGCGGCGGCTGA